The Streptomyces sp. NBC_00236 DNA window TGCTCGGGGTGACGACGATCCTCTACACCGTCCCGTCGCTCGCCATGTTCTCGCTGCTCCTCCCCGTGTACGGACTCTCCGCCTCGCTCGTCGTGGCGGGCCTGGTCCTGTACTCGCTCACCCTGCTGGTACGGAACATCCTGGCCGGGCTGCGCGCCGTGCCCGAGGAGACCCGGCAGGCGGCACGCGGCATGGGGTACGGCCCCGTACGGCTGCTCGTCGCCGTGGAACTCCCGCTCGCCCTGCCGGCCGCGATGGCGGGCCTGCGCATCGCCACCGTCTCCGCCGTCAGCCTCGTCACCATCGGCGCGATCGTCGGCTACGGCGGACTCGGCAACCTCATCTACTCCGGGATGAACACCTACTTCAAGGCCCAGGTGCTCACCGCCTCCGTCCTGTGCGTCGTCATCGCCGTCGCCGCCGACCTGCTGCTCCTGCTCGCGCAGCGCCTGCTCACCCCCTGGACACGGAGGCAGTCGTGAACACCCTCTCCGAGGCCTGGACCTGGCTCACGACGTCGGCGCACTGGTACGGCGAGGACGGCATCTGGACCCGGCTGGCCCAGCACCTCGTCCTCACCGTCGTCTGTCTGCTGATCAGCTGCCTCATTGCCCTGCCCATCGCCCTGCTCCTCGGGCACCTCGGCAAGGGGGGCGCCCTGGCCGTCAACATCTCCAACGTCGGCCGTGCCGTCCCCACCTTCGCCGTCCTCGTCCTGCTGCTGCTCACCCCGATCGGGAGGTTCGGCGAGGGACCGACCGTGGTCGCGCTCGTCCTGTTCGCCGTACCGCCGCTGCTCACCAACGCCTACGTCGGCATGCGGGAGGTCGACCAGGACGTCGTACGCGCGGCCCGAGGCATGGGCATGACGGGCCGGCAGATGCTCTTCCAGGTCGAGGTGCCGCTCGCGCTGCCGCTGATCATGACCGGCGTACGGATCGCGGCGGTCCAGCTCGTCGCCACCGCCACCATCGCGGCGCTGGCCGGCGGCGGGGGACTGGGCCGCATCATCACCGCAGGCTTCAATCTCGCCTCCACCGCCCAGGTGGTCGCCGGCGCCGTCCTGGTCGCCGCCTTCGCCCTGATCGTGGAAGGTCTCTTCGAGCTGGCGCAGCGGTTCGCCCCCGACCGGGTCCGTGACGGGAACACCGGATGAGGGCCCGGCACACGGTCGCCGTGACCCTGCTCCTGGTGCTGGCACCGGTCTCCGCCTGCACCACCGGGCCCACGCTGGAGAACCAGGGGGAGGTCACCGCCCCGCCCGGCGACAGCAAACACCTCACCATCGGCTCGGCGGGATTCACCGAGAGCGATCTGCTCGCCCAGATGTACGCGCTGCTGCTCGACCGGGCCGGATACTCCACGGAGATCATCTCCGTCACCAACCGGGAGATCTACGAGCCGGCCCTGGAGAACGGCCAGATCGACGTCGTCCCCGAGTACGCCGCCACCTTCGCCGACTGGCTGAACGCCAAGAAGAACGGCGCCGACGCCACCCCGGTCGGCTCACCCGACCTCTCCACCACCATGAAGGCGCTGCGCGCCCTGGCCGCACCCCGCGGCCTCACCGTTCTGGACCCCGGCCGTGCCGTCGACCAGAACGCCTTCGCCGTCACCTCCGCCTACGCGGCGAAGCACCACCTGAAGTCGCTCAGCGACCTCGGGAGGTCGGGGCTCCCGGTCCGCCTCGCCGCGGGCGACGAGTGTGTCCAGCGCCCCTACTGCGCTCCCGGGCTGAAGAAGACGTACGGCATCGACATCACCGGCGTCGACCCCAAGGGCGTCGGTACGACCCAGGCCAAGCAGGCCGTCCGGAGCGGCCGTGACCAGATGGTGCTGACCACCACCACGGACGCCACCCTGGACGACTTCGGTCTCGTCCTGCTCGCCGACGACAAGCACCTGCAGAACGCCGACTACCTGGTGCCCGTCGTCAACCGGTCCCGGGCGGGCAGCGAAGGTGTCCGTACGGCACTGGGCAAGCTGAACACCGTACTGACGACCGCGGACCTGGCCCGGCTGAACGAGCAGGTGGACAGCTGGCGCCGACTCCCCGAGGACGTCGCTCGCGCCTACCTCCGGTCGCACGGCCTCATTCCCGGCGACTGACCGGGTCGCCGACGACGCGCGGGTTCACCAGGCCAGCCCCGCCAGCCGGGCCTCGATCCGCTCGCGCTCCCACACCCCGTCCGCGACGACCACCCGGTAGCGCCGGGTCAGTGTGGCGCCGGGCTCCAGGACCAGTTCGTCGTGGAAGGCGAAGGACGGGGCGACCCCGGCGAAGGGGTCATTGCGAACGAACCAGTGCGCGGGGTGTTCGCCGCCCGCGCCCGTGTGGTCGTTCTCCGGCGCGTGCGCGAAGACGAGCGTCGCGTGGCCGTACGCCCCGTCGTGCTCGCCGCTGTACGCCAGCCAGGGCGCCTGCCGCCCCATCACCTCGGGGCCCTCGCCGTCCGGGGTGAGGATCCGGCCGTCACGGAACGCGCGCGGGCCGCGCCAGAACAGCCCCGTGTAGCCGGCGCCCTGGCGCCCGTGGGTGGCCGGACTGCCGAACCGCAGGGGTTCGTCCCGCCGGTTGGTGACGGCCGACGACCACGTCAGCACCCAGCTGCCCGACGCCGGATCGATGTCGTGCACCTCGACCCGGCGCGCCTCGTCCGCCCACAGTTCCCCGCTGTGCGGATGCCAGCCGAGCCGCTCGGCGACCGTGGCCCCGTCCTCCCGCACCGAGATCTCGTCGAACCCGCGGTGCGCCATGGAACCCACCCGCTCGGGCAGCGGCTGGTAGCCCTCGCCCCGTACATAGGTGTTGCCGCCCCACAGGTTCTGCCCCGACAGATGCGAGGCGGTCAGCTGCAGGCCCTTGTGCCAGCGGTGATCGTTGGGCCGGTAGTCGGTCACCACCTGCCCCAGAAGGGTGCGGAGCGGATGGATGTACGGCTTCGGCGCCTCCCAGGCCGCCTCGGGCCGGTACACGTACCGCAGGAGCTCCACCCCGCTGTCCGCCGTCGCGACGGAGATGTGGTCGCCGTGCCGGTGCACCAGCGTGGTCCGGCCGGTCACGCGGACCGCTCCGCCGGCTCGGGCGCCCAGCCGGGTGCGTTGCCGTGCAGGGCGCTGTAGTACGGGTCACCGGGGCCGGTCTCGCCGGCCCGGACGGTGCCTCCGGTGAAGGCCGCCTTGTAGAGGGCGGTGACCAGCTCCAGGCTGGTGCGGCCGTCGGCGCCGCTGCTGCGCGGCCGGCGGCCGGCCCGCAGATCGTGGAGCAGACCGCGCAGCTGGGCCTCGTGGGAGCTGGGCACATCGGCCCCGAAGTCCCGCCAGGCGGCGACCTGTTCGGCGGTGACCCCGGGGGCCGGAGTGATCCGCCAGTCGGCGTTGCGATGGCCGTACAGATGGGTGAGCTCGACCGTGGCCCGCTCGCAGTCGATCCGGATCCGGCTCACCTCGTCCGGGCTGAGGACGCTGTTGACGATCGTGGCCATGGTGCCGTTCTCGAAGCGGACCAGTGCGGTGGAGACGTCCTCCGTCTCGACGTCGTGCACCAGCCGTCCCGCCA harbors:
- a CDS encoding ABC transporter permease yields the protein MNTLSEAWTWLTTSAHWYGEDGIWTRLAQHLVLTVVCLLISCLIALPIALLLGHLGKGGALAVNISNVGRAVPTFAVLVLLLLTPIGRFGEGPTVVALVLFAVPPLLTNAYVGMREVDQDVVRAARGMGMTGRQMLFQVEVPLALPLIMTGVRIAAVQLVATATIAALAGGGGLGRIITAGFNLASTAQVVAGAVLVAAFALIVEGLFELAQRFAPDRVRDGNTG
- a CDS encoding ABC transporter permease yields the protein MTAPPDDCLARNEWICGAYLSSRRDILWDAVLQHLQLTAVSVLIGLVIAVPLALAARRWRWAAGPVLGVTTILYTVPSLAMFSLLLPVYGLSASLVVAGLVLYSLTLLVRNILAGLRAVPEETRQAARGMGYGPVRLLVAVELPLALPAAMAGLRIATVSAVSLVTIGAIVGYGGLGNLIYSGMNTYFKAQVLTASVLCVVIAVAADLLLLLAQRLLTPWTRRQS
- a CDS encoding PmoA family protein; translation: MTGRTTLVHRHGDHISVATADSGVELLRYVYRPEAAWEAPKPYIHPLRTLLGQVVTDYRPNDHRWHKGLQLTASHLSGQNLWGGNTYVRGEGYQPLPERVGSMAHRGFDEISVREDGATVAERLGWHPHSGELWADEARRVEVHDIDPASGSWVLTWSSAVTNRRDEPLRFGSPATHGRQGAGYTGLFWRGPRAFRDGRILTPDGEGPEVMGRQAPWLAYSGEHDGAYGHATLVFAHAPENDHTGAGGEHPAHWFVRNDPFAGVAPSFAFHDELVLEPGATLTRRYRVVVADGVWERERIEARLAGLAW
- a CDS encoding ABC transporter substrate-binding protein gives rise to the protein MRARHTVAVTLLLVLAPVSACTTGPTLENQGEVTAPPGDSKHLTIGSAGFTESDLLAQMYALLLDRAGYSTEIISVTNREIYEPALENGQIDVVPEYAATFADWLNAKKNGADATPVGSPDLSTTMKALRALAAPRGLTVLDPGRAVDQNAFAVTSAYAAKHHLKSLSDLGRSGLPVRLAAGDECVQRPYCAPGLKKTYGIDITGVDPKGVGTTQAKQAVRSGRDQMVLTTTTDATLDDFGLVLLADDKHLQNADYLVPVVNRSRAGSEGVRTALGKLNTVLTTADLARLNEQVDSWRRLPEDVARAYLRSHGLIPGD